In Burkholderia lata, the DNA window GTGCGCTGCACGGGCTGCGCATCGTGTCGGTCGCCGTGATCGCGCAAGCCGTGTGGGGCATGGCACGCACGCTGTGCCCGGATGCACGCCGCGCCACGCTGATGGCCGCGGCCGCCTGCGTCGCGCTGCTCGCGCCGGCCGCGTGGACCCAGGTTGCGGTGATCGTCGCGGCCGGGTTGGCCGGCCTCGTGCTGCTGCCGCAGCCGGCGCGCGGCGCGCACGATCCGTTGCCGCTGCACGTGTCGCCCCGCGCAGGCATGCTGTGGCTCGCGCTGTTCGCGGCGCTCCTCGTGGTGCTCCCGTTCGCGGCCCGCGCGCTGCGCTCCGATACGCTGGCCGTCGTCGATGCGTTCTTCCGCACGGGTGCGCTCGTATTCGGCGGCGGGCACGTCGTGCTGCCACTGCTGCAGGCGGCTGTCGTCGCGCCCGGCTGGGTCGGCGATGCGGCGTTCCTGGCCGGATATGGCGTCACGCAGGCCGTGCCGGGGCCGCTGTTCACGTTTTCGGCGTTCCTTGGCGCATCGCTGCGCAACGCGCCGAACGGCTGGCTCGGTGGCACGATCGCGCTGGTGTCGATCTTCGCGCCGTCGTTCCTGCTGGTGGCCGGCACCGCGCCGTTCTGGGAACGGCTGCGCCGCAGCACACGGATGCAGGCCGCGCTCGCGGGCGTGAACGCGGCCGTCGTCGGGCTGCTGGTCGCGGCGCTCTATCACCCGGTCTGGACCGACACGATCGTGGCGCCGCGCGATCTGGCCGCCGCGCTCGTCGCATTCGTCGCGCTGGTGTTCTGGCGCGTGCCGCCGTGGGCCGTCGTGATCGCGAGCGCCGCGCTCGGCTGGGGGCTCGGCGTCGCGGCCTGACCGGACACGCAGGGCACGTTCCACCTCGACAGAAAACAAAAAAGCCCTCGTTTCGAGGGCTCTTTTTGCGGGGTGCCGCGCGCCGTAGCGGCGCGCAGGCGCCGGACCTTACGCGAAGTTCTTCGCTGCGAAGTCCCAGTTCACGATGTTCCAGAACGCTTCGACGAACTTCGGACGTGCGTTGCGGTAGTCGATGTAGTACGCGTGTTCCCACACGTCGATCGTCAGCAGTGCCTTGTCGGCGGTCGTCAGCGGCGTGGCTGCGTTGCTCGTCGACACGATGTCGAGCGAACCGTCAGCCTTCTTCACGAGCCATGCCCAGCCCGAACCGAACGTGCCGACTGCGGCCTTCGTGAACGCTTCCTTGAATGCGTCGTACGAACCCCACTTCGCGTTGATCGCGTCGCCCAGCGCGCCCGTCGGTGCGCCGCCGCCGTTCGGCGACAGGCTGTTCCAGAAGAACGTGTGGTTCCAGATTTGCGCGGCGTTGTTGAAGATGCCGCCCGACGACTTCTTCACGATCTCTTCCAGCGACAGGTTTTCGAATTCCGTGCCCGGGATCAGATTGTTCAGGTTCGTCACATAAGCCTGATGGTGCTTGCCGTAGTGGTACTGGATCGTCTCGAGCGAGATGGTCGGCGCGAGTGCGTCTTCAGCGTACGGGAGCGGCGGGAGCGTATGAGCCATGGCAATTCCTTCGTTGAGTATGTAGGGAGGCTGTGTTGGATGCTGCCGAGCGTCCGATTGTAGGCGAGGACGAATAACCCCGCAAACTCACGGGCCATTTATCCGCGGTATGCGGAAAAGCGATGTTTGCGCAACGTCCGGCAGGACGAACCTGACGCTGCGCAGCATCCGTTCCCGCGCCCGAAGCGTCCGTTGCGGCAACCTTCGCTCCGCTTGCACCCGTTACGTCAGATCGTATCGCTCAGCCGCGGCTGCACGTCGGCGAGCGACACGTCGGCCGATCCTTCCGCGAGATGCACGGTCAGGCGGCGCTGCGGTTTCAGCGCGTTCGGCGTGCGCACCGCGCGGCCCGTCTGTGCATCGATCAGCGCCGCATAGCCGCGCTCGAGCGTACGTTGCGGGCTCAATACCTCGAGCCTTGCCGCACAGGCTGACACGCGAGCCGTGTCGCGTTCGTGACGGCGCTGCAAGGCCAGCGCAAGACGCTGCGACAGCCCCGCGAGCGCCTGGCGCGCCTGCGACGGATCAGGCCGTGCGCGCTGCCAGCGCAGCTGCGCGAGCGCGAACCGCGCGCGGGCGTCGCGCACCGGCCGCGACGCCGCCGACGCCAGCCGCACCGCGAGCTGCTCGACGTGCGTGCGCTGCCGCTGCAGCCGCTCGGCCGGGCTCACCAGCCGGCGCGCGAGCCAGTCGAGCTGCTGCGCGCGCTGTTCGAGCCGGCGTTCCATGCCGCGCGCGAGCGCACGCTGGCGCTCGCCGACCTCGCGCAGCAGCAGCGCGCGCTGCGGGCTCGCGAGCTCGGCCGCGCCGGTCGGCGTCGGCGCACGCAGGTCGGCCGCGAAGTCCGCAATCGTGAAATCGGTTTCGTGCCCGACGCCGCTGACGACCGGCAGTTCGCTCGCCGCGATCGCGCGCGCCAGCGCCTCGTCGTTGAACGACCACAGATCCTCGATCGAGCCGCCGCCGCGACAGACCAGCAGCACGTCGACCTCGCGGCGCGCGTTCGCGGTCTCGACGGCCGTGACGAGCTTGTCGGCGGAACCGGCGCCCTGCACGGGCGCCGGATAGACAATCACCGGAATGTGCGGCGCCCGGCGGGCGAGCGTGGTCAGCACATCGCGCAGCGCAGCCGCCTGCAGCGACGTGACGATGCCGATCGCGCGCGGGTGGGCCGGCAGCGGCCGCTTGCGCTCGGGCGCGAACAGTCCCTCGCTCTCGAGCTGCGCCTTCAGCCGCAGGAACGCCTCGTACAGGCGCCCCTGCCCGGTGCGCCGCACGGCCTCGACGTTGAGCTGCACTTCGCCGCGCGGCTCGTACATCGTGACGACCGCGCGCACCTCGATCCGGTCGCCTTCGCGCGGCGTGAATTCCGCATATTGCGCGCGGCCGCGGAACATCACGCAGCGCATCTGCGCCTGCTGGTCCTTGATCGAGAAATACCAGTGGCCGCTCGCGGCGCGCGTGAAATTCGACACTTCGCCCGAAATCCACAGCAGCGGAAACGAGCGCTCGAGCATCGTCGAAATCGCGCGATTGAGCGCCGAAACGGGAATCACTTCGTCGCCGCCGCGGGTCGCGCCCGGTGCGGCAAATGGGGAGTCGGAAGGCATGGACGGTCGGATGAATGCTGGCGGCGACACGATAGTCCGACACGCGCGCGACGTCCAGCGCCGGGCACATGCGCGATGACGTTCGGAAGGTGTCCACACTTTGGCAATCATCGGCCTAAAACGCGTGAAAACCGCTGAAAAATCCAGACAATTAGCTGTAACGCATTGATTTTTATATATTTTTAAATCTTTCGGAATGATTCTCATCCGATTCGAAGCCCACCCGGCGGGCGTTTGACGTCATCGAGCGAGGAGTTTTTCACAGAGTTATCCACAAGCCGCCGCGATCCGGCCCCACAGGCTGCGGCGGCCGGTCGCGCTTGCCGCGCCCGCCTGCGGCGCGCTAGAGTGCCGCCTTCCGAAGACCCTGCGGCATGTGCCGCCCAACGGAGAATCCGCCTTGACGAATCCGTCCCACGCCGCGGCGCACGAGATGCCGCGCCCGGCCCGATGAGCGCGCCCGACGGCCCGCTCGCCCGGCTCGAAGCCCGCCTGACGCGCGAATGGCAGCGCCGCGGCGCGCTCGCGTGGGCGCTCACGCCGTTCGCGTGCGTGTTCGGCCTGTGCGCGGCACTGCGGCGCACCGCGTACGCGCAGGGCTGGAAGAAACCGGTCGACGTCGGCGTGCCCGTCGTCGTGGTCGGCAACGTGACCGTCGGCGGCACCGGCAAGACGCCGACCGTAATCGCCCTCGTCGACGCGTTGCGAGCGGCCGGCTTCACGCCCGGCATCGTGTCGCGCGGCTACGGCGCGAACGTGAAGGCGCCGACCGCCGTCACGACCGCGTCGCGCGCCAGCGCGGGCGGCGACGAACCGCTCCTGATCGCACGCCGCACCGGCGCGCCGGTCTGGGTCTGCCCCGATCGCGTCGCGGCCGCGCAGGCGCTGCGCGCCGCGCATCCGGACGTCGACGTGATCGTCAGCGACGACGGCCTACAGCACTACCGCCTCGCGCGCACGGTCGAGCTCGTCGTGTTCGACCACCGGCTCGGCGGCAACGGCTTCCTGCTGCCGGCCGGGCCGTTGCGCGAGCCGCTGTCGCGGCACCGTGACGCCACGCTCGTCAACGATCCGTACAGCGGCGCGCTGCCGCCGTGGCCCGACACCTATTCGCTCGCGCTCACGCCGGGCGCCGCGTGGCACCTCGACCAGCCCGCGCTGCGACGCCCGCTGTCGCAATTCGCGAACGAGCGCGTGCTCGCCGCGGCCGGCATCGGCGCGCCGGAACGCTTTTTCGCGACGCTGCGCTCGGCCGGTCTCGCGCCCGCGACGCGCGCGCTGCCCGACCACTACGCGTTCGCCGACAATCCGTTCGTCGACGACGCCGTCGATGCGATCCTGATCACCGAGAAGGATGCAGTAAAATTGGGCGCTTCCTGGCGCGACGCCCGACTGTGGGTTGTCCCCGTCGAAGCCGCGCTCGACCCTCGCCTCATTGCCCTCGTTGTGGAGAAACTCCGTGGACGCTCGCCTGCTTGAAATCCTTGTGTGCCCTATCTGCAAAGGCCCGCTCCACTATGACCGTGCCGCGCAGGAGCTGATCTGCAACGCGGACAAGCTCGCCTACCCGATCCGCGACGGCATCCCCGTGATGCTGGTCGACGAGGCGCGCCAGACCGTCGAAGGCACGCCGGTCGACCCGGCCGGCCGCTAAGCCGCCCGACCCGGCCCTCGCCGCGGCCCGTCCGCCGCGAGGGCGCCGAACCCCGCCGGGCGGCCCGCACCAGACGCGCCGCCCGCTCCGCTCTTCTCACCGCCCTCCCCGATGACTCAACCCTTCATCGCCGTCATTCCCGCCCGGCTCGCGTCGACGCGACTCCCGAACAAGCCGCTCGCCGATCTCGGCGGCAAGCCGATGGTCGTGCGCGTCGCCGAACGCGCGCGCGAAGCGGGCGCGCAGCAGGTGCTGGTCGCGTCCGACGCGCAGAGCGTGCTCGATGCGGCCCGCGATCACGGCTTCGAAGCGGTGCTGACGCGCGCCGACCATCCGTCCGGCACCGACCGGCTCGCGGAAGTCGCGGCGACGCTCGGGTGGAGCGACGACACCGTCGTCGTCAACGTGCAGGGCGACGAGCCGCTGATCGACCCCGTGCTCGTACGCGACGTAGCGTCGCACCTCGCCGCCCACCCGGCCTGCGCGATTGCGACGGCCGCCCACCCGATCCACGACGCCGCCGACGTGTTCAACCCGAACGTGGTGAAGGTCGCGCTCGACGCGCAGAGCGTCGCGCTGTACTTCTCGCGTGCGCCGATTCCGTGGAGCCGGGACGCATACCAGCCGCACTGGCCCGACGTCGCGGCCATGCCTGCGCCCGCTTTCCCGGTCTACCGGCACATCGGCCTCTATGCGTATCGCGCGCGTTTCCTGCGCACGTATCCGACGCTCGCGCAGGCGCCGATCGAACAGGCCGAGCAGCTCGAACAGCTGCGCGCGCTGTGGCACGGCGAGCGCATCGCAGTGCTGATCACCGAGTCCGCGCCCGAAGCCGGAATCGACACGCCGGCCGATCTCGCACGCGTGCAGGCCCTTTTTCAGCCGTCATCAAAATAACCCGTGGCATAATCAGGCGATTGTGCGAGCCGTCCGCGACCAGCGCGTCCTCGCTTGACCCCGCCCGCGGCCCTGCCGGCAGCCGCGCGTCGCTCAACCCGACGCGCCGCATCAGACCGGTCCGCCACGCGCCAGGCAAGCCCCGCGCACACCGTCGCCGGCGCTTTTTGCGTCTCGCCACACGAATCTACATACTGGAGATATCACCATGCGTTTGATCCTGTTGGGCGCGCCCGGCGCGGGAAAGGGCACCCAGGCAAACTTCATCAAGGAAAAATTCGGCATCCCGCAAATCTCGACGGGCGACATGCTGCGCGCGGCCGTGAAGGCCGGCACGCCGCTCGGCGTCGAGGCGAAGGGCTACATGGACGCCGGCAAGCTGGTGCCGGACGCGCTGATCATCGGCCTCGTCAAGGAGCGCCTGAAGGAATCCGACTGCGCGAACGGCTATCTGTTCGACGGTTTCCCGCGCACGATCGCGCAGGCTGACGCCATGAAGGAAGCCGGCGTCGCGATCGACTACGTGCTCGAGATCGACGTGCCGTTCTCGGAAATCATCGAGCGCATGAGCGGCCGCCGCACGCACCCGGCATCGGGCCGCACGTACCACGTCAAGTTCAACCCGCCGAAGGTCGAAGGCCACGACGACGTGACGGGCGAGCCGCTGATCCAGCGCGACGACGACAAGGAAGAAACCGTCAAGAAGCGCCTCGAAGTGTACGAAGCGCAGACCAAGCCGCTGATCACGTACTACGGCGACTGGGCGCAGCGCGGCGAGGAAAACGGCCTGAAGGCTCCGCAGTATCGCAAGATCTCGGGCCTCGGCAGCGTCGAGGAAATCCGCGAGCGCGCGTTTGGCGCACTGAAGTAAGCAACGCATCGCGCACCCGCAAGCCGCCCTTTCCGGGCGGCTTTTTTTTGCCCGGGCGGAACGCGCACGGCCGTTCCGGTCTCGCCGTCGCGCGAAGGCGCCTCGTACAATCGGTCGAGTGCATGCCCCTCCATTGCCGGCGGACCGGCATTTCAGCCGATCGCGTGGCATCGGATTGGGCAAGCGTTTGTGTGGAAGCGCTACTTGAGCCGAAGCGACAATGGCGGTCGACCGCCTCGGCATGGGACCTCCCTAAGCGCTAAAGCGCCAAGGGCGGTCGACCGCCTTGGCATGGGACCGCCCTAAGCGCTGAAGCGCCAAGGGCGGTCGACAAAGGAGACAGTCATGGAAATTCGCGGCAACGTGTTTCTGATCACGGGCGGCGCATCGGGCCTCGGCGCCGGCACCGCGCGGATGCTCGCGCAGGCAGGCGGCACGGTCGTGCTCGCCGACCTGAACGACGCGGCGGGCACCGCGCTCGCAGCCGAGCTGGGCGGCATCTTCGTGCACTGCGACGTGTCGAGCGAGGCCGACGCGCAGGCGGCCGTCAACGCGGCGACGCGCGCCGGCACGCTGCGCGGCCTCGTGAACTGCGCGGGCATCGCGCCCGCCGCGAAGACCGTCGGCAAGGACGGCGCGCATCCGCTCGACGTGTTCGCGAAGACGATCAACGTGAACCTCGTCGGCACGTTCAACATGATCCGGCTCGCGGCCGCCGCGATGGCCGCCACCGCGCCGACCGCGGACGGCGAGCGCGGCGTGATC includes these proteins:
- a CDS encoding Trm112 family protein; this encodes MDARLLEILVCPICKGPLHYDRAAQELICNADKLAYPIRDGIPVMLVDEARQTVEGTPVDPAGR
- the adk gene encoding adenylate kinase, which produces MRLILLGAPGAGKGTQANFIKEKFGIPQISTGDMLRAAVKAGTPLGVEAKGYMDAGKLVPDALIIGLVKERLKESDCANGYLFDGFPRTIAQADAMKEAGVAIDYVLEIDVPFSEIIERMSGRRTHPASGRTYHVKFNPPKVEGHDDVTGEPLIQRDDDKEETVKKRLEVYEAQTKPLITYYGDWAQRGEENGLKAPQYRKISGLGSVEEIRERAFGALK
- the chrA gene encoding chromate efflux transporter produces the protein MSTSTASAPSRHPWPVFVAFLRLGLTSFGGPVAHLGYFRTEFVTRRGWLTERAYADLVGLCQFLPGPASSQVGMAIGLARAGYAGMFAAWLGFTLPSALLMMLFALGVHATGAPIEAGALHGLRIVSVAVIAQAVWGMARTLCPDARRATLMAAAACVALLAPAAWTQVAVIVAAGLAGLVLLPQPARGAHDPLPLHVSPRAGMLWLALFAALLVVLPFAARALRSDTLAVVDAFFRTGALVFGGGHVVLPLLQAAVVAPGWVGDAAFLAGYGVTQAVPGPLFTFSAFLGASLRNAPNGWLGGTIALVSIFAPSFLLVAGTAPFWERLRRSTRMQAALAGVNAAVVGLLVAALYHPVWTDTIVAPRDLAAALVAFVALVFWRVPPWAVVIASAALGWGLGVAA
- the kdsB gene encoding 3-deoxy-manno-octulosonate cytidylyltransferase, coding for MTQPFIAVIPARLASTRLPNKPLADLGGKPMVVRVAERAREAGAQQVLVASDAQSVLDAARDHGFEAVLTRADHPSGTDRLAEVAATLGWSDDTVVVNVQGDEPLIDPVLVRDVASHLAAHPACAIATAAHPIHDAADVFNPNVVKVALDAQSVALYFSRAPIPWSRDAYQPHWPDVAAMPAPAFPVYRHIGLYAYRARFLRTYPTLAQAPIEQAEQLEQLRALWHGERIAVLITESAPEAGIDTPADLARVQALFQPSSK
- the sodB gene encoding superoxide dismutase [Fe], with translation MAHTLPPLPYAEDALAPTISLETIQYHYGKHHQAYVTNLNNLIPGTEFENLSLEEIVKKSSGGIFNNAAQIWNHTFFWNSLSPNGGGAPTGALGDAINAKWGSYDAFKEAFTKAAVGTFGSGWAWLVKKADGSLDIVSTSNAATPLTTADKALLTIDVWEHAYYIDYRNARPKFVEAFWNIVNWDFAAKNFA
- the lpxK gene encoding tetraacyldisaccharide 4'-kinase, whose protein sequence is MSAPDGPLARLEARLTREWQRRGALAWALTPFACVFGLCAALRRTAYAQGWKKPVDVGVPVVVVGNVTVGGTGKTPTVIALVDALRAAGFTPGIVSRGYGANVKAPTAVTTASRASAGGDEPLLIARRTGAPVWVCPDRVAAAQALRAAHPDVDVIVSDDGLQHYRLARTVELVVFDHRLGGNGFLLPAGPLREPLSRHRDATLVNDPYSGALPPWPDTYSLALTPGAAWHLDQPALRRPLSQFANERVLAAAGIGAPERFFATLRSAGLAPATRALPDHYAFADNPFVDDAVDAILITEKDAVKLGASWRDARLWVVPVEAALDPRLIALVVEKLRGRSPA
- the xseA gene encoding exodeoxyribonuclease VII large subunit — encoded protein: MPSDSPFAAPGATRGGDEVIPVSALNRAISTMLERSFPLLWISGEVSNFTRAASGHWYFSIKDQQAQMRCVMFRGRAQYAEFTPREGDRIEVRAVVTMYEPRGEVQLNVEAVRRTGQGRLYEAFLRLKAQLESEGLFAPERKRPLPAHPRAIGIVTSLQAAALRDVLTTLARRAPHIPVIVYPAPVQGAGSADKLVTAVETANARREVDVLLVCRGGGSIEDLWSFNDEALARAIAASELPVVSGVGHETDFTIADFAADLRAPTPTGAAELASPQRALLLREVGERQRALARGMERRLEQRAQQLDWLARRLVSPAERLQRQRTHVEQLAVRLASAASRPVRDARARFALAQLRWQRARPDPSQARQALAGLSQRLALALQRRHERDTARVSACAARLEVLSPQRTLERGYAALIDAQTGRAVRTPNALKPQRRLTVHLAEGSADVSLADVQPRLSDTI
- a CDS encoding SDR family NAD(P)-dependent oxidoreductase — translated: MEIRGNVFLITGGASGLGAGTARMLAQAGGTVVLADLNDAAGTALAAELGGIFVHCDVSSEADAQAAVNAATRAGTLRGLVNCAGIAPAAKTVGKDGAHPLDVFAKTINVNLVGTFNMIRLAAAAMAATAPTADGERGVIVSTASVAAFDGQIGQAAYAASKAGVAGMTLPIARDLSRSGIRVMTIAPGLFETPMLLGMPQDVQDALGAMVPFPPRLGKPAEYALLVRQIVENPMLNGEVIRLDGAIRMQPK